The genomic DNA gtttctgagttttgaaactcgagatatgatttttaaggtgacagtgacgcagatttccagcctgtctggaaatgtcaaattggtgggtgaaatatgtggatttggcttgttaacccctcgtgtccgacaccggtgatggtctcgggttcggggtgttacacgtaaaATCTTTTACAAGTAAACAAATAGAGCCTTAGTAATGGAATTACAATATTTTGAAATTGCAATCTTATCTATAATGGATGGATGTCAAATGTAGCACCTCTAACCCATAGccattgtcggaatagggttacagagcattaccataaAAATGTAACTTAAATAATTCGTTTACAAATATTTCATAAATCATAGCATAATTCATCCAAATacatgtatatcgtcccttattcgagcctcggggccttagaaacactttagaaatgattcgggactaaatcaaaaatatTTTGAACTTTatggaaaaagatagaaaatttcACACTGCAagcgtcacatggccgtgtgagtcacacggttgagacacacgcccgtttcttaggttgtgtgggcattcgaagtagggacacatggccgtgtcccagcccatatctgtgcccgtgtaactctctaacttggttCACATTGCCAAGCCACACGCTAGTATGCCAGGTAGTGTCACTCTCAAAATGCAACCTttaaaaacctacaggggacacacggccgagtcACACggtcgtatgtcacacacggttgagacacacgcctgtgtgtcacacatggctgagacacacgcctgtgtcttaggtCGTTGGAtaataaaataaccaaaattaagcTTCCTCACCCTTTAAAACACAAACCTACAAGCCACTTGCACATATacatgataaaccgtaaattatacatatttttaccccatgtttaacgcattttatggatgattttccattaaaattggtgaattcgatgctcttaacgCTTTAATTTCAAGTTTTACACTTAGGAAAGCATAggacactacaggaaaatagggctttagcggcgtttttagcgacgttttatcaaaaaacgcccaaaattttaaaatacagagcaatagcggcgttttaagaaaaatgccgctaaaaaccgagcaatagcggcgcttttcttaaaacgccgctaaaaaccagagcattagcggcgcttttggtaaaacgccgctaaaaaccagggcattagcggcgcttttggtaaaacgccgctaaaagtcatataacccctaaacccaAAAAATATCACAAGCACTAATCTATAAccactaaaacaataattattaaaatttatggttatacaatatattaaatattttcttatataatcgtcaaagagatagtattgaatttaaaatttaattaaattaattatcattatagtttaagatatatggtttagggtttaagtaggtttatgagttaactatggtttaagatatacgtttaggagttaactagtatttgaaggtttatgatgaattatgggtttagggattatgatttagggtttaaaggttAGGGTTGAAGTTTACAATGGGACAATTATTAACTTCTTAAGAGATAATTTCCTTTCCAGATTCTTACATGGGATGCTATTAAGAAAGGGtgattttgaatgtggaattagcatTTGTTGAACTATGTATAATTTCCAAGCTTATATAACATAGAAATATCTTACAGAGTGGACATTATAACTAGAGTGTTCCAATAgagaaattgttttattaaagttatgtaactttgtataaataataatgctattgtgtatttttatctatttttttgtttaaatatatttagattaaatagaatgtctcaaataaaatatgttaaaaattaagTTTAGGTTAAGGGTATAAGGAAATGATACTATTAGCTAGAAATTAACTCAAGAACATTTAAGATTCATGCTATATATTTTGTATATACTTGATATTATTTAATAgaagaatataaacatatatatatgtgttttaatttgtactacactaacattggccacacgaattcccaaaaatatgtttacgattatggtttagggttagCAGTTTTTAAAGTACtttatagtttgggctttatggtctaggagttatggttggtttaggggttatcgaatggttttggggtttaaagttTAGGGTAAGGGTTTTGTGTTTGTGgtctaaggtttagggtttagagtctcgtgtttagggttttaaatttagagtataattttggattttaatttagtagataaatgtatataagataaatatatataaattattattttaaaatatatataaatatatatataaatatatatatatgaaaagtggtttagtgtgcaattgtgtacatgaactgtaatttgatctagatcttgtaaaatatttacacgttattgatataataaatagcatcatgtttttatttaattaatttatatgcatacataatatgtattttaaaatgtgtattaaatcaaaattaaagtttcaactatagtTAGGGTTTAGAGTGTAAGTTTATTATTTGAGGTTTAAAGTTTAAGGTATATTATTGAATATTGAACcaatatttagaattttatgaGATTCTTGTAATTTGTACTAAAcctaatataaatatatgaaatatagattttgtactacactaacattCATCACAAGAATATTATTtagatataatttaaaagaaattctaaatatatagttttaaattttgatcaatttttataaaatattaaggtattagcggcgtttatacatAAAACGTCGCTAAAGATCggaaatagcggcgtttttctagaaaacgccataaaatttcattatacattacagtaaaacggcgtcgtttcctcTGAATAGTAGTGGCTTTAGCGGTGTTTCTATAACAAACGCCACAACTCGTATTAGAACAGCATCGTTTTGTAGTATAGATAAAAGAGGCATTAGTGGCGCTTTgctgaaaacgccgcaaaaggtctCATTACCGGCGCGTTGCTGAAAACGccacaaaatttccttatttgAAACGGTGTCATTTTTTCTCTCCTGAGGTTTATGCCCTTTACCCGAAATCAGTTTCATTTTTTGCTAAGTAATTTTCCCCCATTTCGTCTCTTCCTTCCCTAAATCCCTAAAACAAAAAACACCtttctttttccccaaatcaTCCCCTAATTCCCTAAACCTGAAATCCCTAACATTTTCCCCAAGTCCCCTTTTTTTTCCCTTATTCTGTTCCCCcatccccaaaatccctaactaTTTTCCCTTTCCTCTCGTCGACGGtcatatgcttcatgggtttgaAATGGTTAGTTTTTGAGTCCCCTTCAGATTAATGTGATGTTACTGTATTACTtgcctttttttttgtttgaaatggttTGAAATGGGTTTGATCTCGATGATTATACCCTTGTTTTAAGTAAACCCAATACTGAGTTTGGTGTTTCTGGTGCTGTTTTTCACTTAACCACCACAATTATTGGTGCTGGAATCATGGCTTTACCTGCTACTATGAAGGTTCTGGGGCTTGTtttagggatttttttgataatcCTGATTGGGATTTTGTCTGAAATTACTGTCGAGATGTTGATTAGGTTTGCGGTTTCTTGTAAAGCTAGATCTTATGGGGAAGTTGTGCAAATTGCAATGAGGAGAACTGCTAGGGTTTTGTCTGAGATTTACATAATTGTCAACAATGCAGGTGTCTTGATagtttatttgattattatgggtGATGTTATTTCTGGTTCGGTTCGTCACATTGGGGTTCTCGATCAGTGGCTAGGACATGGTTTTTGGGATCATAGGATGTTATGGTTGTTTTTCTTGCTCCACTTTGCGTGTTAGATAGGATTGATTCATTGAGCATGACTTCGGCTGCTTCAGTAGCTCTTACTGTTGTTTTCGTTATGGTTTGCTTTGCTGTTGCATTCATTAAGCTTATTGAAGGGAAGATAGAGGCTCTAAGGATGAGCCCAGATTTTGGATCGAAAATGGCAATTTTGGATTTACTAGTAGTTATCCCTATTATGACTAATGCATATGTTTTCCATTTTAATGTTCAACCAATATACAATGAGCTCGAAGGGTGATCTCCTCAAAAGATGAATCAGGTGGGGAGGATCACAACTGCTCTTTATGTTTTGGTCTATGCCTGAATAGCAATATCAGGGTATTTGCTCTTCGGAAAGGACATCAAGGTGATGTTTTGACCAATTTTGATAGGAATCGGGAATTCCTTTTAGACCGCTTTGAATTATATTTGCTCTTCATTTGGTTTCGGTTTTCCCGTTATTCACTTTTCCCTACGACAAACTGTGGATAACTTGGTGTTTGAGGATCAGCTCCTCTCACGGAGAGTAAAAAAGGTCTTCGGCATTAAcagtaatattgttagtgcttatATATATTGGATCTACTATGATCCCAAATATATGGACAGCTATCAAATTTACTGGAGCAACAACAGCTTTTTCCTTAGGTTTTACGTTTCCTGCTCTAATTGCATTGAGGATAAGTCAGCAAGAAGAGAGCATGAGCTTGAGCAGAGTAGAGGAATTTTTGTCGTGGTTAATGTTAATACTAGCTGTGATAGTTAGCATTGCTGGGATAATCGGGAATATTTATACCAAATTGCAATGATAATATGTATACAATGTAACTTACTGTCCTTTAATGGTATTGAGCTTGGTCCTATTTCTCTTGTTAATGTTATACCAAATTGCTGGTtgttttttttaatcattttatttatttattcccaCCTGTTATTagcaaatataattaatattataccaatcattaaatgttgtttatttttaGAACTCATTTGATTGTTTTTTCGACCAGAAACAGACTTCTGTTCTTCAAATGCAATGAGTAGGGAAGTCTCTCGACATTATTAGAGATCAATCCCAAGCATCTCTAAATAAACCCTCAAGAAAACATTTCCAATTCAATCAAGGTAAACATTGTCTTCCCTAACATTTATGTTTCtttcaacatgtttttccttttatgttttcaatgtttaattaacatttaattacattcctaaatttttaatgtttttcctaacatttaattaacattttaattacattcctaaatttTTAAGCTTATTTCATCCACTCTTTTTTGTGTTTTGTCTCGATTTGGCTTCCTTCGTTAAGTTTCCTGTAGAAGCTtacttatcttttattttcaagaaacagatttaggtaatggaagatgtatgcctgtgtgtttgtgtctctatatatgtatgtatttggtaCTAGATGAAAGCTTTACTCCAATTTTGAAATATAGACCAAGTTTTGCATACATTGATCAATTTCTGGCTCTTTTCCTTTGAATACATGGTTCTCTTGATACTAAATACTCAGGTACTTTCTGCATATTCTGTGattcttattagataagttataTATCAACAGTTATGTTAGTTTCCATCAAGGCCTCTGTAAACATAAAGTTGGTATTCTggttaggagaagttaatgtttatgagttttgtggagtattattctgcacatgcaaagttggtttgtttcaagctgtgcattttcatgtttacataataatggtgattccattttggttttttagatgttcttttggtctgttttcatgtttctatccaagTTATGTGTTTAGTGTGGACTTAGATTGATTTAAGAGTTTAATGCTGTCTTGTTGCTcacattttatataaaaaaattgttatattttgtttgaaaatgCTTTTCAATTTCTAATTATAAAATGAGATGTCGATTGAAGGTAATAAATGCTATGGTGAAGGAAGAAAATGGCACTGATAATGGTATTTAGAATGGCAAGCTTATATTGGATATAGTAAATTGCAGCAAGACTCAATATATTATGATGTTTTTCATGGTCATTGGCAAATTCCAGTTGATTGGGGTTGAACcaattgattttaatatttaatatttaataaagttataactaatttttatcaaaatagtattaattattatttgaagtattAATAAGTATGAATAAGAACACGTGATAATCAGTGTCTTCTTGAGTAGTTCCTGTCATCACATCCTTAAGTTTCCTTTGTCCCATTGATGATAAGTGTGCTTTCTATACAAGATGCTTTTGCAGATTTTGCCGAGGTGTACAACTTCATTTATCGCTTCTGCTCCTCCTACAAGTATTGGTTCAACTGAAGTTGCCATTTAATCTTCGAATTAAAAATTGCTACTaatatagataaagtttttatatttgcttaatCTGTtgtaggtactatcgagcacctgaaataatatttggtgcaactaaatacaccacagccaTTGACATTTGTTTTAGGTAACGCATGTGTttcgttgctaaatttttttcttatttctatgcattttcactttaaattacttaacaaatattactttttggactccagcctctgtttgctggtgagagtggagtagaccaggtacattttattaaggtacgttttaaatattttaaagattcaaagtatataggctggaaacttAACCTTATAGTAttaattatttgaagtatgaataagtatgaattaattttattaccatatatgtagcttgcttgtccattataattacaacaatagctgaccttctctccaaccttattttaaatattttaaagattcaaagtatataggttggaaacctgacgggttgccttatatcgagctgcaagatataatggatcctccctaggtgtaacttATTtccaactttagacttcaacaactacgaaatggataggacttggatgaatttctcaagggcaagcaacaagtatcaaaatggagtgcaatcttttttagattttgtatttcacaattcaagccaagagaatatgattctttgcccgtgtaagaagtgtggcaatatctattggcattatcgtgaagttgtctacgaacatctaattgttgatggcttcattcgggggtataaaaaatggattttccatggagagtgtacacctaGTGGAGCCTCTTCGACGATTAATCCGGGTTATCCTTATAGTGGTTACTGTCAGcatgttagagaagatgacatggaaggtatgatgcaggatgcatttaatatgcagaGTGAAGGTTTCCAGTCATTTCCACCAAACTATGTTGCATTCGATGATTATAATATCGGTGGGAATACTTTTATGGAAACGAGAAGAAGTGTACCGATGAACAACcgaatgaagaagcggcgaagttctacacgttacttggtgaaatgaatgaagaactttatgagggatcaaaatttttgaaaatgtcatTCTATATTCGCCTTTTCCATTTAAAATGTTTaggagggtggaccggaaactctttgacaatgctgttagagcttttgagagaaatgttcccgtttgcaaaaatccttcaatcatgtaaagacatgaagaaagtgataaaagatttgggccttgggtacaacaaaattcatagttgcccaaatgattgcatgttgtattggggtgatcggagaaatcaacagtcttgtcatgtttgaggtaaatctcgttggatgaatagagaTGCAGAAGATGTTAATGAGGATGAATATGGGCCACAGTCAAGAAGGAAGCTGAACAAGATTTTGCGATATTTCCCGCTAAtcccaaggcttcaaaggctattcatgtcgtcaaagacagctGAGTTTATGAtgtggcatcatgatcaacgaacGGATGATGGATTATGAAGGCATCCTGCAGATTCTTTTgcatggaaatcatttgacaataaatttccaagctttgcaagtgatcctcgAAGTGTAAGGCTCGGGTTAGCATATGACGgatttaatctttttaaaatcatgagcacctcgtacagtacttggcctgtggtccttgttccttataatttgcctccatggctctgcatgaagcaatcttctttgatattatctatgattatccctggagagcaaggccccggaaatgatattgacatatatttgcagccacttattgaagatttaaaacaattatgggtgggtgttgagacgtatgatgttttgagaaaggagaacttttaccTACGTGCTGCTTtgatgtggacaattaatgatttcccggcatATATGAATTTATCGTGTTGGAGTaccaaaggacgttatgcttgtccttgttgtgctgcttAAACGTGTTCACaatggttatataatgggaagaagttctgctatatggggcatcgtcggtggttagatgaaatTCATAGATATAGATTTCGAAGGCTTTATTTGATGATCAAGAGTTGAAAAAGCTCTGAAGCGCACCATTGATCTGAAATcttattcatgttaaaagatatggatTTTAGTTACGGAAGTGAATCAACCATCTAACAGGCAAACAAATAgacgatcgagggatgaatctgatgatgaatctgatgaggaggatgaccctaatgaggtggacttgtggaagaaaagaagtattttttttagttgccttattgggagcatcacatattacgccacaatcttgatgtgatgcatattgagaagaatgtttgCGAGAACATCATCCAAACAATTTTGAATCTttagagtcgacttgatttagttcacatgggaattaggcgtgatcttcatccccaagtacttcctaatggaaaatattggttgtcgcctacaatttttgcaatgtcaaaggaagagaaagaaatgttCTACATGGTGTTGACGGATATAAAGGTTCCAGATACGTAttcatcaaatatatctcgatgtgtaagtcttaaagattgaagactatattcattaaaatcacatgactatcacatcctgatgcaagatctacttccagttgctttacggtgctgtatgtcaaagAAGGTAACGTCCTATATAATTGAgctgtccaatataatgaaagcaatttgtggcaaagttctgaatgttgaagaacttgaaaaagtacaagatcgagccaCTTTGACATTATACAATTTGAAGAAGaactttccaccttccttcttcactattatggtgcaccttgtcattcatctccctcgtgaagcaataattggtgggccgattttctatcgttggatgtatccaattgaaaggtgctaatttatttcaaaggcattcacctttatacctatagttaccagttttgataatgttgtatatggtgtttaggttcctaagcaaattgaagtcttattgccgTAACAAGCGTTATCCGGAAGGATCAATTGCTAAAGGCTACTTGGCAAAGGAGTGTATGACATTCTATTCTAGATATTTAGATGTTGAAAgaagattgaatagaccaagtagaaatgccggactcaatgatcctaacttggacaaaacttatttatttcaaagttatggagaaccaattggcaaagttgaaattgtagaattagatgatcgatcttggatacaagcaagtaagttctagaatatgataaatattattcttttttgatttgtttattttttaacgaattaaacatgtgtttaacatagtgagtacaaacaaatcttaAGATCTCGTCCACGCTCACGAAGATTACAATATCGCGAGATTAATAGGTTATtcgcagaatcttttcatgaatggttaagccaaacggtatgcaactcaacattttattggcaaataataatgttttctcataacatttataattactcaatttactttcgattcaataggtttagAGTGGGAATGTcgttaatgacgaagttaaatggctttcccaaggttctaatcgagtagtaaaaagatatagtggcttCATCATGAATGTATTTagatttcataccaaatatcgtgagagattgaggagaacacaaaattgtggagtagttgttaattctttaattacaagttacgctagtgctagggacagtaatcctgtcGAGGGAAATGTAGAGTATTATGGACTTctaaccgacattattgagttggattattatggaaaatggaaagttgtcttatttcgatgtgattgggctgatgctaatattgctcgcggaattaaaaatgatcagtttggttttacaatggtgaatttctctcgattaattcacactggagaacatttgatagacgagccgtatgtattttcttctcaagttaaacaagttttttactcaaAGATCCAATTGATaagggttggtacgttgtactccgaaacacccctagagacttgtttgacatggggaatggaagtagagatgacatcgttgaaagatcagaaactttgccttttccagaacaagacttagatgaaaatatccctagtactagtatacaatttcaatgggttcgtcaggaagtagatgaagatatttacgatttatgatgtagtaagattttatgatttttatttatatgtaatgttataattttaacattggtcatgttatattatttaactattttatatttactattgttgttatttcttactaaaattttatctattttatgtgttgcaagaaaatgcctagaagaagattaagagatctTAGTATTGTATGAATACTACAAATTCGAAGAAGTAAGTACTTGAGCAATGAGCAGCTTGTTGGATCTTCAAGCGTCTTAggagacacttgacgagtctgtggaatttcaaagtaatgttaagtttattttacaaattgtattaaattttattattgatttatttttaagtttcaatatagtaataatttattatttttagctgaaaatggtgggacgcgcagaggtCGAGGACGTATGCTCCTAACaaatttatataacttaaattttgtcgagcgtgtcaaagtaactagaaatagccatggtcagcctgttggacaagaagctcaacttttagcaggctatttgggcattatagcacgaaatgccaatatgttgcccatcaactacttaatcatggcataacatgcctgatagcaataaaaatcaagctctctaatattaaggtaacaaaacgttaatgtaattataatactttggtttaagtttcatttatatttacttcctaaacttgtgttttCTAGGATAGGTTTTCTTTAGAGGTCTCTGAtgcctatatcaagaaggcattgggtaaaattTGGAGAGACAATACAAgcattttgaaaaattaatattttaaaaaaccatAAGCCTCGAAAAAAAATTGCAAAATGTCccaccgggaatgctgaggtaccaatagGAAGATGCGGTTCAATTTTGGAATtcgaagaaaggagaggtattatgtacttgcaaactcttataaatttttcgatttatagtatttactatatacgtaataataatttcattatgtaggaccgtgagcaagttggaacaagcagcaggcaaaaacaaaaatttacgcaCAAGGCAGggtcgaaaagttttgcttgtgtagctcagGCCGAGGTACTATGGATTTATTAAATCTATCAAGTATTAATAactttttactattaaataatatttttactactatattgtaggaagcctcgtctggtcaaaaagttggacgccttcaactTTTTGACATTACGCACAGGAAAGAAGATGGAACTCCGATGTCATCTGAGGctgcagaaattatggtatatttacttaataaaaattgattcattataaatatttacaatatttaattataatgttttaattcgtcatttttattagtttaatttaaataatgttatgttgtattcctttttattgtatatttcatttctaactctttaactgatttattaggagaaactaaaagataagaaggcagagtatgaagcgactgcttcgactgatagttctgttaattttgaggatattgataatagaattattaatgaagttttgggtcctgaaaggtatggtcgggttatatttcaaggatctggtgttaacccgacccaatattttggatccacctcGCACCAATACATGCCTTTCGGGAGTCAaagtcaagctgaagttcagaggttaaaagATCAGATGGTTCAGATACAAGCTAGCACAGATGAGCAAATTtctcaacttagagcggaggcagcaGCGAGGGAGGCAGAATAGAACAAGAAATACAATGAACTCCAGCAGCAGCTTCAGtctatgatgactatgttccagcaatttcaaaatccgccatcatagacatttgttttcttgtaacttttaacattattttaagaatattttgaatattcagttacaatttatataatatatttttcgtataattttgtattatttaaatttgtgtgttttggttggatttcatggtATATTTTCTGTTTTTGATTGAAGAAACAGGAGGGTTGGATATAGGTGCAAAAATACATATTGCAAAACTAGGCAaattagcggcattttttaaaaaagcgtcgctaaaagtacaggtctttagcggcgtttttttaaaagAACGCCGCAAAAGCACGGGTCTTTAGCggtattttttaaaaaagcgccgctaaaagtacgGTTTTGTAGTGGCattttttataaaagcgccgctaaaagtacgATTCTGTAGCGGCATTTTTTATAAAAGCCCCGCTAAAggtcctggtctttagcggcgtttttataagagtgccgctaaaggtcctggtctttggcggcgttttttataaaagcgcAAAAAAGAAACGCCGCTAATTTTTGTGGCGCTGCATATAGCGACGTcccaagcgccgctaaaagtattagcggcgcttaaaaacgccgctaaaggcaaaaaaaaagccgctaaaagtctgttttcctgtagtgggaaatcaacaaggcctggacctcctcacacgagcaAACCACATGATAATGTCAAGTTGGCAgactcgaacacggcctgaagtaatcgaacatgggcgtgtaccacatgcgtgtccctgccgagcccaagttgagtccctttaggaaaaggctaattttgagggcttttaggcattccaaagcctataaatacaccctagaggaggaagaaaaggacggagcagaagggggagtaaggaattactccaaggaagctgattgatccatctcagaagccagattcatcatcaagactgaaggtctctactcaatttcccttcaggagttttgggttttctttatgtgttgtattctttattcttctgagatgttctcttatttagttatgaactaaatcccctaaatttgtaaggggaatgaaacctaagacgaatcttgttattattttctgaatcgtatgataaatatttaacttgttcttaattatgtgttcttagttCTTGTTTTAGTattccaggatactgattcaagacaagctcttattcagaggaggaatagaccctgtctaagagtacatttgtcataattaagcagagttgattgcatgcctagacatagggtgacaagattttgtcggattacagtgaaacctaataaggggattcatagatcgagttaatgcaaccctagagtgttaattagagaaaagtctcggttattcaatctagggattagacgttattagtcttgaatagggataataacataacttagggatctctacagaacaagttgaatgaataaatcgtccgattcggagctagaataacaagtaaagtctaggttgatttttccttaggtattgtcttaagtcaattgatttttccgaaaagcaattccccaattcttttctctatgcgtttttagtttagataattagttaattaaaacaaaacctctttattcttaggctagataataaaaagacagtcattactagtacttttagt from Gossypium arboreum isolate Shixiya-1 chromosome 9, ASM2569848v2, whole genome shotgun sequence includes the following:
- the LOC128280594 gene encoding uncharacterized protein LOC128280594, giving the protein MSSEAAEIMEKLKDKKAEYEATASTDSSVNFEDIDNRIINEVLGPERYGRVIFQGSGVNPTQYFGSTSHQYMPFGSQSQAEVQRLKDQMVQIQASTDEQISQLRAEAAAREAE